A DNA window from Helianthus annuus cultivar XRQ/B chromosome 15, HanXRQr2.0-SUNRISE, whole genome shotgun sequence contains the following coding sequences:
- the LOC110910280 gene encoding uncharacterized protein LOC110910280: MDCNVEEAIRAKQSAEKLFAVKDFVGAKQYALKAQSICPQLEGVSQMVATFEIFAAAQKKVNGEIDLYSVFGLTPSADRSVLKKQYKKLAVLLHPDKNKTVGVDEAFKLVSEAWTVLSDSSKRNCYDVRRNSQFVATVSQSVKLDTFWTVCTSCRVQYEYLRKYVNKRLSCKNCRGVFVAVETGAAPVTYCPWSYTAEGNGYANHTYDVNSGSYIPNGLNGSSVFHSNHGPEYTGNLSFQWSNSTDRNVVHKPNARLGRRPKNRRVEEVNGPQNPNGGLMFKTDPNSVVPNGNVINETSTRWYPPAPVLDVRKLLIDKARLVIRCKLEEMKLTSKNGKTVNKTSTGPMPITVPDPDFHDFDTDRSEEVFKPKQIWAIYDEEDGMPRLYCLIREVISVNPFQVHISYFNSKTDTEFGSVKWIESGFTKSCGSFRVFHSDIVDQVNIFSHLLSREKAGRGGCVKIYPKSGDVWAVYRNWSVNWNQKTPKEVIHQYEMVEIVDDYSEELGVCVTPLVKLEGYKTVYQRDANKIASRWIPRREMFRFSHQVPSCLLRGQALNLPDGCWDLDPAATPEELLRAAMEETTGAKMED; the protein is encoded by the coding sequence ATGGATTGTAATGTAGAAGAAGCAATTAGGGCAAAACAGAGTGCAGAGAAGCTGTTTGCAGTTAAAGATTTCGTGGGTGCGAAACAATACGCGTTAAAAGCGCAATCGATCTGCCCGCAACTCGAAGGCGTGTCGCAAATGGTGGCTACGTTCGAGATATTCGCCGCTGCACAGAAGAAAGTTAACGGTGAGATCGATCTGTACTCTGTTTTCGGATTAACCCCGTCTGCCGATCGGTCGGTTTTGAAGAAACAGTACAAGAAATTGGCGGTTTTGCTGCATCCGGATAAGAATAAGACAGTTGGTGTGGATGAGGCGTTTAAGCTTGTTTCGGAGGCGTGGACTGTGTTATCGGATAGCTCGAAGAGAAACTGTTATGATGTGAGGAGAAATAGTCAGTTTGTTGCGACGGTTTCGCAGTCTGTTAAACTCGATACGTTTTGGACTGTTTGCACGTCGTGTCGTGTGCAGTACGAGTATTTAAGGAAGTATGTTAATAAACGGCTTTCGTGTAAGAATTGTCGCGGGGTTTTTGTTGCGGTTGAGACGGGGGCCGCTCCCGTGACGTATTGCCCGTGGTCGTATACTGCTGAGGGTAACGGGTATGCGAATCATACGTATGACGTTAATTCTGGTAGTTATATACCAAACGGGTTAAACGGGTCGTCTGTTTTTCATTCAAATCATGGGCCCGAATATACGGGCAATTTATCTTTTCAATGGAGTAATTCGACGGATCGTAATGTTGTTCATAAACCGAATGCGAGGCTCGGTAGACGTCCTAAGAATAGAAGGGTTGAAGAAGTTAACGGGCCTCAGAACCCGAATGGTGGATTGATGTTTAAAACCGACCCGAATTCGGTGGTACCGAATGGGAATGTGATTAATGAGACATCTACGCGTTGGTACCCGCCAGCCCCGGTTTTGGACGTTAGAAAGTTGTTAATCGATAAAGCCCGATTGGTGATTCGGTGTAAGTTAGAAGAAATGAAACTAACTTCAAAGAACGGGAAAACGGTAAATAAAACGAGCACGGGCCCGATGCCGATAACGGTTCCGGACCCGGATTTTCATGATTTCGACACGGATAGATCGGAGGAAGTATTCAAACCGAAGCAAATATGGGCTATATACGATGAAGAAGACGGTATGCCACGTCTTTACTGTCTGATCCGCGAGGTCATCTCGGTAAACCCGTTTCAAGTACACATCAGTTACTTCAATTCGAAAACCGACACCGAATTCGGTTCTGTAAAATGGATCGAATCCGGGTTCACTAAATCATGCGGAAGCTTCCGCGTCTTCCATTCGGATATCGTTGACCAAGTCAACATTTTTTCGCATCTTTTGAGTCGGGAAAAGGCGGGCCGAGGCGGGTGTGTTAAAATATACCCGAAAAGTGGCGACGTTTGGGCCGTGTATCGAAACTGGTCCGTTAACTGGAACCAAAAGACGCCGAAGGAAGTGATACATCAATACGAAATGGTCGAAATTGTCGATGATTACTCCGAAGAACTCGGTGTCTGCGTAACACCATTGGTGAAACTAGAAGGTTACAAAACAGTTTACCAGCGGGACGCAAACAAGATCGCGTCCCGTTGGATCCCGAGGCGGGAAATGTTTCGGTTTTCACACCAAGTTCCGTCGTGTTTGCTCCGAGGTCAAGCGCTTAATCTGCCGGATGGGTGTTGGGATCTTGACCCTGCTGCGACCCCCGAAGAGCTTCTTCGGGCCGCAATGGAGGAAACAACAGGAGCTAAAATGGAAGATTGA